Proteins co-encoded in one Ananas comosus cultivar F153 linkage group 15, ASM154086v1, whole genome shotgun sequence genomic window:
- the LOC109721199 gene encoding premnaspirodiene oxygenase-like, translating to MDYSASRLPPGPSKLPIIGSMHHLLVGTLPHITLRNLSKIYGPLMHLKLGEVSTVVVTSREIARELFTTHDLKFASRPNIIAADIAIYGGMDILFAPYGAYWRQIRKICVMEILSAKRVLSFRHVREEEVLDLVKQINSMSSSHSTANLSEMLHSLTNNITSRVAFGMKCKDVGEYLKAMKEGLELASGFNAADLFPSVGLLISSVTGMRRKLERCCRTIDTILEAIIEERREIWASMVKVREGEAVEGNILDVLFNLQAQGGLVGFPFTQTTIKAVIFDIFAAGSGTAASSMTWTMSELIRNPRVMKKLQAEIREALRGKVSVSEEDITNLSYLQLVIKESLRLHPPAPLLVPRECTETCKINGHIIPKKSRVIFNAWAMGRDPRYWDNPEEFKPERFESSSGPIDFVGSSYEYIPFGGGRRICPGVHFGLATMGLTSVQLLYHFDWGLPQGVSELDMSESPGLGARRKFDLCLRATPYGPAYVLN from the exons atggATTATTCCGCATCAAG GCTTCCCCCCGGGCCGTCGAAGCTTCCGATCATCGGTAGCATGCACCACCTCCTCGTCGGGACCTTACCGCACATCACTCTAAGGAACCTCTCCAAAATTTATGGCCCTCTCATGCATTTGAAGCTCGGTGAAGTATCCACCGTTGTCGTCACCTCTCGTGAGATTGCCAGAGAGCTTTTTACGACTCACGACCTCAAATTCGCGTCGAGGCCTAACATCATAGCTGCAGATATTGCTATCTACGGTGGCATGGACATCCTTTTCGCTCCCTACGGAGCATATTGGAGGCAAATTCGGAAAATTTGCGTCATGGAAATACTAAGTGCTAAGCGAGTCCTCTCTTTTCGCCATGTTAGAGAGGAGGAGGTCCTCGATCTCGTAAAACAAATCAATTCGATGTCGTCTTCTCATTCAACTGCTAATCTGAGCGAAATGCTTCATTCGTTGACGAACAATATCACTTCGAGGGTCGCTTTTGGGATGAAGTGCAAGGATGTAGGTGAGTACTTAAAGGCCATGAAGGAAGGGTTGGAGTTAGCTAGCGGTTTCAATGCGGCCGACCTTTTCCCGTCGGTGGGGTTGCTCATTAGTTCGGTCACTGGAATGAGGCGTAAGCTCGAAAGATGTTGCAGGACGATTGATACAATCCTCGAAGCTATTATCGAGGAACGGAGAGAAATTTGGGCAAGTATGGTGAAGGTTCGCGAAGGCGAGGCAGTCGAAGGGAACATCCTTGATGTTCTTTTTAATCTCCAAGCTCAAGGTGGACTAGTTGGTTTCCCTTTCACCCAAACTACAATTAAAGCTGTGATATTT GACATCTTTGCCGCCGGGAGCGGCACCGCAGCGTCTTCCATGACATGGACCATGTCTGAGCTCATAAGGAACCCGCGAGTCATGAAGAAGTTGCAGGCCGAGATACGAGAAGCACTTCGTGGAAAAGTGAGTGTTTCCGAAGAGGACATCACCAATTTGAGCTACCTACAACTTGTGATCAAGGAATCCCTCAGACTCCACCCTCCCGCGCCGCTTCTGGTCCCGCGAGAGTGCACTGAGACGTGCAAAATCAACGGTCACATCATTCCAAAGAAATCGAGAGTGATCTTCAACGCATGGGCTATGGGTCGGGACCCCCGGTACTGGGACAACCCTGAGGAGTTCAAGCCGGAGAGGTTCGAGTCGAGCTCGGGCCCAATCGATTTCGTGGGGAGTAGCTACGAGTACATACCATTTGGAGGGGGGAGGAGGATTTGTCCCGGGGTGCATTTTGGGCTAGCTACCATGGGGCTAACATCGGTGCAACTTTTATATCACTTCGATTGGGGTTTGCCCCAAGGGGTGAGTGAGCTCGACATGAGCGAGTCACCCGGGTTGGGTGCGCGTCGCAAATTTGACCTATGCCTTCGTGCAACCCCTTATGGTCCCGCATACGTGTTAAATTAA